The following coding sequences are from one Frigoribacterium sp. Leaf415 window:
- a CDS encoding GNAT family N-acetyltransferase encodes MSTLDDHYDLRTFAAALDPEASDDSPRADASTAAWVDAESMGFHEAAGDDAALGRAARRLVADGRRLTGVYGREANPGSLDAEGRPVATFASFDKTLHVGGGRLIDADLVAAVTVQPTHRRKGILRRLITDDLARAKAAGTPVAALTASEASIYRRFGFGVGVRERTIEVDVRRAGGLLSEPEGSTELVTTASLAEVAPEVFARFHVRSPGSIDRHEGAWNHALGRERADGTPDPAVRAAVHRDATGTVDGYVTYRVESVGGGPGATGTQTLVVVDLVAATDDAYLGLWQLLLAVDLVQAVRYSNAPQHDPLPHALVDGRALTISHDEDHVWFRILDPVAALQARPWAADGVVTIAIGDALGHAAGTYRVTSEAGEATVKKAAVRRADLELDVATLGSLWLGGFDPVTLAAAGLVRERRKGAVQKFRAMLLPDRPLHGITYF; translated from the coding sequence GTGAGCACCCTCGACGACCACTACGACCTCCGCACCTTCGCAGCCGCGCTCGATCCCGAGGCGAGCGACGACTCACCCCGGGCCGATGCGTCGACCGCCGCCTGGGTCGACGCCGAGTCGATGGGCTTCCACGAAGCAGCCGGCGACGACGCCGCCCTCGGCCGTGCCGCGCGTCGTCTCGTCGCCGACGGGCGCCGCCTCACGGGCGTCTACGGCCGCGAGGCCAACCCCGGCTCGCTCGACGCCGAGGGTCGCCCCGTCGCCACCTTCGCCTCGTTCGACAAGACCCTGCACGTCGGCGGCGGTCGCCTGATCGACGCCGACCTGGTCGCCGCCGTCACCGTGCAACCGACCCACCGTCGCAAGGGCATCCTGCGTCGCCTGATCACCGACGACCTCGCCCGCGCCAAGGCGGCCGGCACCCCGGTCGCCGCCCTCACCGCGAGCGAGGCGTCGATCTACCGCCGCTTCGGCTTCGGCGTGGGCGTCCGCGAGCGCACGATCGAGGTCGACGTCCGTCGTGCGGGGGGCCTGCTCAGCGAGCCCGAGGGCAGCACCGAGCTCGTCACCACGGCCTCGCTCGCCGAGGTCGCCCCCGAGGTCTTCGCCCGGTTCCACGTCCGCAGCCCCGGCTCGATCGACCGCCACGAGGGTGCCTGGAACCACGCGCTCGGTCGCGAGCGCGCCGACGGCACGCCCGACCCGGCCGTTCGGGCCGCAGTGCACCGCGACGCCACCGGCACCGTCGACGGCTACGTGACCTACCGGGTGGAGTCGGTCGGCGGTGGCCCGGGTGCAACCGGCACGCAGACCCTCGTCGTCGTCGACCTGGTGGCCGCCACCGACGACGCCTACCTCGGCCTCTGGCAGCTGCTGCTCGCGGTCGACCTGGTCCAGGCCGTCCGGTACTCGAACGCCCCGCAACACGACCCCCTGCCCCACGCGCTCGTCGACGGTCGCGCCCTGACCATCAGCCACGACGAGGACCACGTCTGGTTCCGCATCCTCGACCCGGTCGCCGCCCTCCAGGCACGCCCGTGGGCCGCCGACGGCGTCGTCACCATCGCCATCGGCGACGCGCTGGGCCACGCGGCCGGCACGTACCGGGTCACGAGCGAGGCAGGCGAGGCCACGGTGAAGAAGGCCGCCGTGCGCCGGGCCGACCTCGAGCTCGACGTCGCCACGCTCGGTTCGCTCTGGCTCGGCGGCTTCGACCCGGTCACGCTGGCCGCGGCCGGCCTGGTGCGCGAGCGACGCAAGGGCGCCGTCCAGAAGTTCCGCGCGATGCTGCTGCCCGATCGACCCCTGCACGGCATCACGTACTTCTAG
- a CDS encoding glycoside hydrolase family 1 protein: MLTFPDGFLWGAATAAHQIEGNNVNSNWWVHENAPGTTIVEPSGDAADSYNRFRDDIRLLAELGLNSYRFSIEWARIEPERGMVSKAQVAHYRRMVETCHEFGIEPIVTLMHFTVPRWFERDGFWRAPDAADLFARYTELALPVVAEGVNYVCTINEPNIAAMLAGGEDASNLVAYGLPNPDLEVADALLASHKRSREVLSQLPQIKSGWTVATQAFKAVDEPGAAEKTREYGYVRDDWYSEMAAGDDFVGVQAYTQTFVGPEGPRPVAEGLETTLTGWEFYPPAAAEGIRSAWELSGHVPVMVTENGIATADDTRRIAYTQGALEHIHDTIDEGIEVLGYQHWSALDNYEWASGFRPTFGLIGWDRETFERTPKPSARWYGEVARANGLPRA; this comes from the coding sequence GTGCTGACCTTCCCCGACGGCTTCCTGTGGGGAGCCGCCACCGCCGCCCACCAGATCGAGGGCAACAACGTCAACAGCAACTGGTGGGTGCACGAGAACGCCCCCGGCACGACGATCGTCGAGCCGAGCGGTGACGCGGCCGACAGCTACAACAGGTTCCGCGACGACATCCGGCTGCTCGCCGAGCTCGGCCTGAACAGCTACCGCTTCAGCATCGAGTGGGCCCGCATCGAGCCCGAGCGCGGCATGGTCAGCAAGGCCCAGGTCGCGCACTACCGCCGCATGGTCGAGACCTGCCACGAGTTCGGCATCGAGCCCATCGTCACGCTGATGCACTTCACCGTGCCGCGCTGGTTCGAGCGCGACGGCTTCTGGCGCGCGCCCGACGCCGCCGACCTGTTCGCGCGCTACACCGAGCTCGCGTTGCCGGTCGTCGCCGAGGGCGTGAACTACGTCTGCACGATCAACGAGCCGAACATCGCCGCCATGCTGGCCGGGGGAGAGGACGCCTCGAACCTCGTCGCCTACGGCCTGCCGAACCCCGACCTCGAGGTCGCGGACGCCCTGCTCGCCTCCCACAAGCGCAGCCGCGAGGTGCTCTCGCAGCTGCCCCAGATCAAGTCGGGCTGGACCGTCGCGACCCAGGCGTTCAAGGCCGTCGACGAGCCCGGTGCCGCCGAGAAGACCCGCGAGTACGGCTACGTCCGTGACGACTGGTACAGCGAGATGGCGGCCGGCGACGACTTCGTCGGGGTGCAGGCCTACACGCAGACGTTCGTCGGGCCCGAGGGGCCGCGTCCGGTCGCCGAGGGGCTCGAGACGACGCTGACCGGGTGGGAGTTCTACCCGCCGGCCGCCGCCGAGGGCATCCGCAGCGCGTGGGAGCTGTCGGGCCACGTGCCCGTCATGGTCACCGAGAACGGCATCGCGACCGCCGACGACACCCGTCGCATCGCCTACACGCAGGGGGCGCTCGAGCACATCCACGACACGATCGACGAGGGCATCGAGGTGCTCGGCTACCAGCACTGGAGCGCCCTCGACAACTACGAGTGGGCCAGCGGGTTCCGCCCCACGTTCGGCCTGATCGGCTGGGACCGCGAGACCTTCGAGCGCACTCCCAAGCCGAGTGCCCGCTGGTACGGCGAGGTCGCCCGCGCGAACGGGCTGCCCCGGGCCTAG